In Camelus bactrianus isolate YW-2024 breed Bactrian camel chromosome 10, ASM4877302v1, whole genome shotgun sequence, a genomic segment contains:
- the IPO7 gene encoding importin-7 encodes MDPNTIIEALRGTMDPALREAAERQLNEAHKSLNFVSTLLQITMSEQLDLPVRQAGVIYLKNMITQYWPDRETAPGDISPYTIPEEDRHCIRENIVEAIIHSPELIRVQLTTCIHHIIKHDYPSRWTAIVDKIGFYLQSDNSACWLGILLCLYQLVKNYEYKKPEERSPLVAAMQHFLPVLKDRFIQLLSDQSDQSVLIQKQIFKIFYALVQYTLPLELINQQNLTEWIEILKTVVNRDVPNATLQVEEDDRPELPWWKCKKWALHILARLFERYGSPGNVSKEYNEFAEVFLKAFAVGVQQVLLKVLYQYKEKQYMAPRVLQQTLNYINQGVSHALTWKNLKPHIQGIIQDVIFPLMCYTDADEELWQEDPYEYIRMKFDVFEDFISPTTAAQTLLFTACSKRKEVLQKTMGFCYQILTEPNADPRKKDGALHMIGSLAEILLKKKIYKDQMEYMLQNHVFPLFSSELGYMRARACWVLHYFCEVKFKSDQNLRTALELTRRCLIDDREMPVKVEAAIALQVLISNQEKAKEYITPFIRPVMQALLHIIRETENDDLTNVIQKMICEYSEEVTPIAVEMTQHLAMTFNQVIQTGPDEEGSDDKAVTAMGILNTIDTLLSVVEDHKEITQQLEGICLQVIGTVLQQHVLEFYEEIFSLAHSLTCQQVSPQMWQLLPLVFEVFQQDGFDYFTDMMPLLHNYVTVDTDTLLSDTKYLEMIYSMCKKVLTGVAGEDAECHAAKLLEVIILQCKGRGIDQCIPLFVEAALERLTREVKTSELRTMCLQVAIAALYYNPHLLLNTLENLRFPNNVEPVTNHFITQWLNDVDCFLGLHDRKMCVLGLCALIDMEQIPQVLNQVSGQILPAFILLFNGLKRAYACHAEHENDSEDDDEAEDDDETEELGSDEDDIDEDGQEYLEILAKQAGEDGDDEDWEEDDAEETALEGYSTIIDDEDNPVDEYQIFKAIFQTIQNRNPVWYQALTHGLNEEQRKQLQDIATLADQRRAAHESKMIEKHGGYKFSAPVVPSSFNFGGPAPGMN; translated from the exons GCACACAAGTCTCTGAATTTTGTTTCAACACTGCTTCAGATTACTATGTCGGAACAACTGGATTTACCTGTGAGACAGGCAG GTGTTATCTATTTGAAAAATATGATAACACAGTATTGGCCTGATCGGGAAACAGCACCAGGGGACATATCCCCTTATACTATTCCAGAAGAAGATAGACATTGTATTCGAGAAAATATTGTAGAAGCCATTATCCACTCTCCTGAGCTCATcag GGTACAGCTTACTACGTGCATTCATCATATCATCAAACATGATTATCCAAGTCGCTGGACTGCCATTGTGGACAAAATTGGCTTTTATCTTCAGTCTGATAACAGTGCATGTTGGCTAGGCATTCTTCTTTGCCTCTATCAGCTTGTGAAAAATTATGA GTATAAGAAACCAGAGGAACGGAGTCCATTGGTAGCGGCAATGCAGCATTTCCTGCCAGTTCTGAAGGACCGATTTATTCAGCTTCTTTCTGATCAATCTGATCAGTCTGTCCTCATCCAGAAACAGATTTTCAAGATCTTCTATGCCCTTGTTCAG TATACACTACCACTGGAGCTGATAAACCAACAGAACCTGACAGAATGGATAGAAATTTTAAAGACTGTTGTGAACAGGGATGTACCTAAT GCAACACTTCAAGTTGAAGAAGATGATAGACCTGAATTACCATGGTGGAAATGTAAGAAGTGGGCTTTACATATCTTAGCAAGGCTTTTTGAAAG ATATGGAAGTCCTGGCAATGTTTCCAAGGAGTATAATGAATTTGCTGAAGTATTTCTGAAGGCGTTTGCTGTTGGTGTCCAACAG gttTTATTGAAGGTGTTATATCAGTACAAGGAGAAGCAATATATGGCTCCTCGAGTTTTACAACAAACCTTAAACTATATTAATCAAGGAGTTTCTCATGCTCTCACCTGGAAGAATCTGAAGCCTCATATACaa gGCATTATCCAAGATGTTATTTTCCCATTGATGTGCTACACAGATGCTGATGAGGAACTTTGGCAAGAAGACCCTTATGAATATATACGCATGAAGTTTG ATGTGTTTGAGGATTTCATCTCTCCTACCACTGCTGCCCAGACACTTTTGTTTACAGCCTGTAGTAAGAGAAAAGAG GTACTGCAAAAGACTATGGGATTTTGCTACCAGATTCTTACAGAACCAAATGCCGATCCTCGAAAAAAAGATGGAGCCCTGCATATGATTGGCTCTTTAGCTGAAATACTTTTGAAG AAAAAGATCTACAAAGATCAGATGGAATACATGTTGCAGAATCATGTATTTCCTCTCTTCAGCAGTGAACTAGGCTACATGAGAGCGAGG gcttgCTGGGTCCTTCACTATTTTTGTGAAGTAAAGTTCAAAAGTGACCAGAACCTGCGAACAGCCCTAGAGCTGACACGAAGATGTCTGATTGATGATAGGGAAATGCCTGTTAAAGTGGAAGCCGCCATTGCACTTCAAGTGCTAATCAGCAATCAAGAGAAAG CTAAAGAATACATCACACCATTCATTAGACCTGTCATGCAGGCTCTTCTTCATATtataagagaaacagaaaatgatgaTCTTACCAATGTAATTCAGAAAATGATCTGCGAGTACAGTGAAGAAGTTACTCCTATTGCAGTAGAAATGACACAACATTTG GCAATGACATTTAATCAAGTAATCCAGACTGGGCCAGATGAAGAAGGAAGTGATGACAAAGCAGTTACTGCTATGGGAATCCTGAATACCATCGACACACTTCTTAGTGTGGTTGAAGATCATAAAGAA ataaCCCAGCAGCTTGAGGGAATCTGCTTACAGGTCATTGGAACTGTTTTACAACAGCATGTCTTAG AATTCTATGAGGAGATTTTCTCTTTAGCACATAGTTTGACATGTCAACAAGTGTCACCGCAGATGTGGCAGCTACTACCTCTGGTATTTGAGGTTTTTCAGCAAGATGGCTTTGATTACTTTACAG ATATGATGCCTCTACTTCACAATTATGTAACAGTTGATACAGATACACTTCTGTCTGATACCAAGTATCTTGAAATGATATACAGTATGTGTAAAAAG GTTCTCACAGGAGTTGCAGGAGAAGATGCAGAGTGTCATGCAGCAAAATTGTTGGAGGTCATCATTCTGCAGTGCAAAGGGCGTGGCATTGACCAG TGTATTCCCTTGTTCGTGGAAGCAGCTTTAGAGAGACTGACAAGAGAGGTGAAGACAAGTGAACTTCGAACAATGTGCCTGCAAGTTGCCATTGCAGCTTTGTATTATAATCCACACCTACTTCTCAACACCTTAGAAAATCTTCGCTTCCCTAATAATGTTGAACCAGTCACAAATCATTTTATTACACAGTGGCTTAATGATGTTGATTGTTTCTTGGG gcTTCACGACAGAAAGATGTGTGTTCTGGGCCTTTGTGCTCTTATTGATATGGAACAAATACCACAAGTTTTAAATCAGGTTTCTGGACAGATTTTGCcagcttttattcttttatttaatggATTAAAAAGAGCATATGCCTGCCACGCGGAACACGAGAATGACAGTGAAGATGACGATGAAGCTGAAGATGATGATGAAACAG AGGAGCTGGGGAGTGATGAAGATGATATTGATGAAGATGGACAAGAATATTTGGAGATTCTGGCTAAGCAAGCGGGTGAAGATGGAGATGATGAAGATTGGGAAGAAGATGATGCTGAAGAAACTGCCCTGGAAGGCTACTCCACAATCATTGATGATGAAGATAACCCTGTTGATGAGTATCAGATATTTAAAGCTATATTTCAAA CTATACAAAATCGTAATCCTGTGTGGTATCAGGCTCTGACTCACGGTCTTaatgaagaacagagaaaacagTTACAGGATATAGCAACTCTAGCCGATCAAAGAAGAGCAGCCCATG aaTCCAAAATGATTGAGAAGCATGGAGGATACAAATTCAGTGCTCCAGTTGTGCCAAGTTCTTTCAATTTTGGAGGCCCGGCACCAGGGATGAATTGA